From Oreochromis aureus strain Israel breed Guangdong linkage group 4, ZZ_aureus, whole genome shotgun sequence, a single genomic window includes:
- the rcn3 gene encoding reticulocalbin-3 isoform X1 produces MMLLNSLASLYFLAAVAFAVPAQEKRIHHQPDLSDHAHDDAHSFQYDHEAFLGKEEAKTFDQLTPEESKDRLAKIVDRIDTDKDGYISHGELHYWIKHRQRRYIEENVNKHWKDYDKNQDDKISWEEYKNTTYGYYLGEDFDDVDDKETYKSMLKRDERRFKTADRDSDGIATREEFTAFLHPEEFDYMKDVVIQETVEDIDKNGDGKINLEEYIGDMYTAEDGESEPDWVQTERKHFSEIRDTNKDGYLDANEVGQWVLPGEVDHADNEAKHLIHETDTDKDERITKKEILANWNMFVGSQATNYGEDLTKKHDEL; encoded by the exons ATGATGCTGCTGAATTCATTAGCATCGCTCTACTTTCTGGCCGCTGTTGCCTTTGCTGTGCCTGCTCAGGAGAAGCGCATCCATCACCAGCCTGATCTGAGTGACCACGCCCATGATGATGCTCACAGTTTCCAGTATGACCATGAGGCCTTTTTGGGCAAAGAAGAGGCCAAGACCTTTGACCAGCTGACTCCTGAGGAGAGCAAAGATAGATTAGC GAAGATAGTGGACCGTATTGACACCGACAAGGATGGCTACATCAGCCACGGAGAGCTGCATTATTGGATCAAACACCGACAGAGGAGGTACATCGAGGAAAATGTTAACAAACACTGGAAGGACTACGACAAGAACCAAGATGACAAGATAAGCTGGGAGGAGTATAAAAACACCACCTATGGCTACTATCTGG gtGAGGATTTTGATGATGTTGATGACAAGGAGACTTATAAGTCCATGCTCAAAAGAGATGAAAGGCGCTTTAAGACGGCTGACCGAGACAGTGATGGCATTGCCACACGTGAGGAGTTCACTGCCTTCCTTCACCCTGAGGAGTTTGATTACATGAAAGATGTGGTAATTCAG GAAACTGTGGAGGACATTGATAAGAATGGGGACGGGAAGATCAACTTAGAAGAATACATCG GTGATATGTACACAGCCGAGGATGGGGAAAGTGAGCCTGACTGGGTCCAGACAGagaggaaacatttctcagagatCAGGGATACCAATAAG GATGGGTACCTGGATGCTAATGAAGTAGGACAGTGGGTTTTGCCTGGAGAGGTTGACCATGCTGACAATGAAGCCAAACATTTGATCCACGAGACAGACACTGACAAG GATGAGAGAATAACCAAGAAGGAGATTCTAGCCAACTGGAACATGTTTGTGGGCAGTCAGGCTACCAATTATGGCGAAGACTTAACGAAGAAACACGATGAACTTTGA
- the rcn3 gene encoding reticulocalbin-3 isoform X2, with product MMLLNSLASLYFLAAVAFAVPAQEKRIHHQPDLSDHAHDDAHSFQYDHEAFLGKEEAKTFDQLTPEESKDRLAKIVDRIDTDKDGYISHGELHYWIKHRQRRYIEENVNKHWKDYDKNQDDKISWEEYKNTTYGYYLGEDFDDVDDKETYKSMLKRDERRFKTADRDSDGIATREEFTAFLHPEEFDYMKDVVIQETVEDIDKNGDGKINLEEYIGDMYTAEDGESEPDWVQTERKHFSEIRDTNKDGYLDANEVGQWVLPGEVDHADNEAKHLIHETDTDKDGRLSLPEVLDKMDFIKTSTITDYGGMRVDGRDEL from the exons ATGATGCTGCTGAATTCATTAGCATCGCTCTACTTTCTGGCCGCTGTTGCCTTTGCTGTGCCTGCTCAGGAGAAGCGCATCCATCACCAGCCTGATCTGAGTGACCACGCCCATGATGATGCTCACAGTTTCCAGTATGACCATGAGGCCTTTTTGGGCAAAGAAGAGGCCAAGACCTTTGACCAGCTGACTCCTGAGGAGAGCAAAGATAGATTAGC GAAGATAGTGGACCGTATTGACACCGACAAGGATGGCTACATCAGCCACGGAGAGCTGCATTATTGGATCAAACACCGACAGAGGAGGTACATCGAGGAAAATGTTAACAAACACTGGAAGGACTACGACAAGAACCAAGATGACAAGATAAGCTGGGAGGAGTATAAAAACACCACCTATGGCTACTATCTGG gtGAGGATTTTGATGATGTTGATGACAAGGAGACTTATAAGTCCATGCTCAAAAGAGATGAAAGGCGCTTTAAGACGGCTGACCGAGACAGTGATGGCATTGCCACACGTGAGGAGTTCACTGCCTTCCTTCACCCTGAGGAGTTTGATTACATGAAAGATGTGGTAATTCAG GAAACTGTGGAGGACATTGATAAGAATGGGGACGGGAAGATCAACTTAGAAGAATACATCG GTGATATGTACACAGCCGAGGATGGGGAAAGTGAGCCTGACTGGGTCCAGACAGagaggaaacatttctcagagatCAGGGATACCAATAAG GATGGGTACCTGGATGCTAATGAAGTAGGACAGTGGGTTTTGCCTGGAGAGGTTGACCATGCTGACAATGAAGCCAAACATTTGATCCACGAGACAGACACTGACAAG GATGGCCGTCTGAGTCTACCTGAGGTACTTGACAAGATGGACTTCATCAAGACCAGTACAATCACTGACTATGGAGGGATGAGGGTGGATGGCCGTGATGAACTGTGA
- the LOC116312952 gene encoding nitric oxide synthase-interacting protein — translation MTRHGKNCTAGAVYTYHEKKKDTAASGYGTQSVRLGRDAVKDFDCCCLSLQPCRDPVVTPDGYLYEKQAILEYILHQKTQIAKKMKAYEKQKQAQRSSNQLESKSEERERVERFKTKENSIVSKPINPFTSGKNIGSEKDGTQSSPGELSSAATAASSSQSLPSFWIPSLTPEAKPTALKKPSKTVLCPMSGKPIKMNELITVRFTPLDPSLDRVALLTRQDRYICAVTKDVLGNSVPCAVLRPSGAVVTQECVEKLIKKDMTDPLTGDKLSEKDIIPLQRGGTGFAGSGIDLTAKEARPVMQA, via the exons ATGACTCGCCATGGAAAGAACTGCACAGCTGGAGCTGTCTACACATACCACGAGAAGAAGAAGGATACAG CGGCCTCTGGTTACGGGACACAAAGTGTTCGACTTGGCAGAGATGCAGTCAAAGACTTTGACTGCTGCTGCCTGTCCCTGCAGCCCTGTCGGGATCCTGTTGTCAC TCCAGATGGATACCTCTATGAAAAACAGGCCATTCTTGAATATATTCTTCACCAAAAGACACAGATTgccaaaaaaatgaaa GCATACGAGAAACAGAAGCAGGCGCAGAGGAGCAGCAACCAACTTGAGTCCAAGTCAgaagagcgagagagagtgGAGCGGTTTAAAACAAAGGAGAACAGCATTGTATCTAAACCCATCAACCCCTTCACATCTG gtaaGAACATTGGAAGTGAGAAGGACGGGACACAGAGCAGCCCTGGAGAATTATCCAGTGCTGCCACAGCTGCAAGTTCCAGCCAGAGCCTGCCCAGTTTTTGGATTCCCTCACTGACACCAGAGGCCAAGCCCACTGCTCTCAAGAAACCA AGCAAGACTGTGTTATGTCCAATGTCTGGAAAACCCATTAAGATGAATGAGCTTATCACAGTGCGTTTCACCCCCTTGGACCCAAGTCTGGATCGAGTTGCCCTGCTCACCCGCCAG GACAGGTACATATGTGCAGTGACCAAAGACGTCTTGGGCAACAGTGTTCCTTGTGCTGTTCTTCGACCATC GGGCGCTGTGGTGACGCAGGAGTGTGTGGAGAAGTTGATCAAAAAGGACATGACTGATCCTTTGACGGGAGACAAACTTTCTGAAAAAGACATTATTCCACTGCAGAGG gGTGGAACCGGCTTTGCAGGTTCTGGGATTGACCTCACGGCCAAAGAGGCTCGTCCAGTAATGCAAGCATGA